One genomic window of Osmia bicornis bicornis chromosome 3, iOsmBic2.1, whole genome shotgun sequence includes the following:
- the LOC114871544 gene encoding integrator complex subunit 8 isoform X2, translating into MMDVDLLRPGTVPISPDTILWFEFLLNPSLLQQHLSKSSPDPSATDLIIKFMTINSEQKENEVKIVDTETNDTKPNATNKLTHRNLALKILSLKVAAYLKWDLDILEKKLPLPIQLTLLQDLFYVTSDLSVEIPVVPEFTIHSISDQALFTIVLYHRWHIRAIIYRALNNKQSKQQFLHIPGIQESTYVPPGVIDDIIRKLEAQVSNSINFLNNILETNDIKPKMLSFDTFQMLTEDSTEIKQNWENMYSISLDEFKCQIHYDLARFHLLKEEYQEAKRHTIQAKELFYKLDNLEKRLYCRIKKECLDGCCLACEVSVEGVTSSLTQQLQTSIKDQYTNILQILQADNIAREIPQVYRDNLELDVQGGSVNRKIVVARDLLLQIQCLNLVRKILDGNVILGDYVTEIQAAGNKGVDVFFWALGHVLEKATATDKKRISRYLLYLVDMSNTEGIASKILGDPSYIALFDEKELEEIRKSATDEELELPELLLKNDWGISLATYTQSPKIEIFELEQKLIHSYNTTEIHEILVHLDGKHRMKPLWHVNSCWELPIPLQSVVMSLPRGFLQDYSYVLLAKSRELVMSKDFEGAIEILNVLEKEAQQHTQSGNTLIFKLCKLVNWECLLVEIWRCLHAWPATNICDTQSLVTRCKQCLGALQATDQVIPRQEIIEYCTVFLLNMAEWDYLTSLEKRWSYSEFAAAISSVCQDIVKYKGNRKFPREAWDMVLAAFGPSRDQPQKRSNSGNSGTSTGSASRDVIASISGTLNRLREPMVLTVVISLLARLRNVLRDESSLELHTQYLSLWPAGVPNANSYNIRSIGELLFQLLTQALKYYPSNVPWLRLMGDLNFVLGYYESAIKYYLEAIMVASDLFSQPVPRLQIDDLVYRRMIKCCAHLQCYTQAAVLCQFLEEVDYSLAFKMAASDQKSCASADAMDAYYHCIWDTTILEYLIHLHTKRGEHHRKQLAIKVIGLLELNSNNNEEIQREAANIRKAKFLRALAKQYVY; encoded by the exons ATGATGGATGTAGATTTGTTAAGACCAGGCACAGTGCCAATATCACCTGATACAATTCTTTggtttgaatttttattaaatccaTCTCTGTTACAACAACATTTATCTAAATCTTCACCCG atcCTTCAGCTACAGATTTGATAATCAAATTTATGACAATCAATTCAGAACAGAAGGAAAATGAAGTGAAAATTGTTGATACAGAAACAAATGACACAAAACCTAATGCTACAAATAAGTTAACTCATAGAAATCTCGCTTTGAAGATTCTTTCTTTGAAAGTAGCAGCATATTTAAAATGGGATTTAgatatattagaaaaaaagttGCCATTACCAATACAATTGACATTGCTACAAGATCTCTTCTATGTGACATCAGATTTATCTGTTGAAATCCCTGTAGTACCTGAATTTACGATACATTCAATTTCTGACCAAGCTTTATTTACAATTGTTCTTTATCATAGATGGCACATAAGAGCAATTATTTATAGAGCTTTAAATAACAAACAATCTAAGCAACAGTTTCTTCATAT TCCAGGTATTCAGGAATCAACTTATGTCCCTCCTGGAGTAATAGATgatataattagaaaattagaagcTCAAGTATCTAACagtataaattttttaaataatattcttgAAACTAATGACATAAAACCAAAAATGTTGTCCTTTGATACTTTTCAAATGTTAACAGAAGATAGCActgaaattaaacaaaattggGAAAACATGTATTCTATAAGCCTAGATGAATTTAAATGTCAG ATACATTATGATCTAGCaagatttcatttattaaaagagGAATATCAAGAAGCAAAACGACATACTATACAAGCAAaggaattattttataaacttgATAATTTAGAAAAGCGATTATATTGTAGAATTAAGAAGGAATGTTTAGATGGCTGCTGCTTAGCATGCGAAGTATCTGTAGAAGGAGTTACTTCTAGTCTTACTCAACAATTACAAACTTCGATCAAAGATCAATACACT aatatattacaaattttacaagcggataaTATTGCTAGAGAAATTCCACAAGTTTATAGAGATAATTTAGAACTTGATGTACAGGGAGGATCTGTTAATAGGAAGATTGTAGTAGCTCGCGATCTTTTGCTTCAAATTCAGTGTTTAAATTTGGTTCGAAAAATTTTGGATGGTAATGTTATTCTTGGTGATTATGTAACAGAAATACAAGCAGCTGGAAATAAAGGGGTTGATGTGTTCTTTTGG GCACTTGGACATGTTTTGGAAAAAGCAACTGCTACGGATAAAAAACGTATTTCCCGGTATCTTCTTTACCTTGTAGATATGAGTAATACTGAGGGAATTGCTTCCAAAATACTTGGTGATCCTTCATATATAGCACTGTTTGATGAAAAAGAATTggaagaaattagaaaatcagCTACTGACGAAGAACTTGAATTACCGGAgttattgttaaaaaatgaCTGGGGTATATCATTAGCGACGTATACCC AAAGCCCAAAGATCGAAATATTTGAATTAGAACAAAAGTTAATACATTCATATAACACTACTGAAATTCACGAAATATTGGTACATTTAGATGGAAAACATCGAATGAAACCTTTATGGCATGTAAATAGTTGTTGGGAATTACCTATTCCATTACAAAGCGTTGTAATGTCACTTCCTAGAGGTTTCCTTCAAGATTATTCATATGTGTTGTTAGCAAAAAGTAGAGAGTTGGTAATGTCTAAAGATTTTGAAGGggcaattgaaattttaaatgtattaGAGAAAGAAGCACAGCAACATACACAAAGTGGTAACACATTAATATTTAAGTTATGTAAATTGGTGAATTGGGAGTGCCTTCTTGTTGAAATATGGAGATGTCTTCATGCATGGCCAGCAACAAATATATGCGATACGCAAAGTTTAGTTACAAGGTGTAAGCAATGCCTTGGAGCATTACAAGCAACCGATCAAGTTATTCCACGTCAAGAAATTATTGAGTATTgtactgtttttcttttaaatatggCTGAGTGGGACTATCTTACAAGTTTAGAAAAGCGTTGGAGTTACTCGGAATTTGCTGCAGCTATCAGTAGTGTTTGTCAAGACATTGTAAAGTACAAGGGAAataggaaatttccaagagaAGCTTGGGATATGG TTTTAGCTGCGTTTGGACCGAGTAGAGATCAACCACAAAAACGAAGTAACAGTGGTAATAGCGGTACTAGTACCGGTAGTGCTTCAAGAGATGTTATCGCTAGCATAAGTGGTACCCTTAATAGATTACGCGAACCTATGGTTCTTACGGTTGTTATTTCATTGCTAGCACGTTTACGAAATGTTTTACGCGATGAATCCAGCCTTGAGTTACATACACAGTATCTTTCACTTTGGCCAGCTGGTGTACCAAA TGCCAATTCTTATAACATCAGAAGTATAggagaattattatttcaactcTTAACACAGGCTTTAAAATATTATCCAAGTAACGTTCCTTGGTTGAGACTGATGGGAGATCTTAATTTTG TTTTAGGATATTACGAAAGTGCAATAAAGTATTATTTAGAAGCTATTATGGTTGCCAGTGATCTATTCAGTCAACCAGTACCACGTTTACAGATTGATGATCTTGTATACAGACGTATGATAAAATGTTGCGCTCATCTACAATGTTATACTCAAGCTGCCGTTTTATGCcaatttttagaagaagtagATTATTCTTTAGCATTTAAAATGGCAGCGAGTGATCAGAAAAGTTGTGCTTCGGCTGATGCTATGGATGCATATTATCATTGCATTTGGGATACTACAATACTTGAGTATCTCATTCATTTGCATACAAAACGCGGCGAACATCATAGAAAACAGTTAGCG ATCAAAGTGATTGGTTTATTggaattaaattcaaataataacgaGGAGATACAACGAGAGGCTGCGAATATTCGGAAAGCAAAGTTTTTACGAGCATTAGCGAAACAGTACGtttattga